Proteins from one Malaya genurostris strain Urasoe2022 chromosome 2, Malgen_1.1, whole genome shotgun sequence genomic window:
- the LOC131431033 gene encoding venom allergen 3 homolog isoform X1, with protein sequence MRTSKRIIYIMRLILVMIITTLVRSSQSVDYCNASLCAPGIPHIACNGLASLAPKCGPNSQEIVLDQEKRAIIVDLHNQLRSNVATGKQLCTKSEYYPSAARMGTMVWNGELADIAAANARQCVYGHDKCRNTETLKAVGQNIAIKSYYGMTIADVDLINLFINTWFLEYRFANKTVIAKYPRGYNGPAIGHFTQIVSDRATQIGCSFVGFYDWPWIRKYFVCNYSITNVVGQAVYQTGSSCSNCTSGCNSKYPGLCNESEVIKSNP encoded by the exons ATGAGGACCAGTAAGAGAATAATCTACATCATGCGGCTTATTTTAGTAA TGATCATAACAACTTTGGTGAGATCTTCCCAGTCGGTTGATTACTGCAACGCCTCACTATGTGCCCCTGGAATTCCTCATATCGCGTGCAACGGGTTAGCATCATTAGCACCCAAGTGTGGCCCAAACTCGCAAGAAATTGTGCTGGATCAGGAGAAACGCGCTATCATCGTAGATTTACACAATCAACTTCGAAGTAACGTTGCTACGGGAAAACAGCTCTGTACCAAGAGCGAGTACTACCCATCAGCTGCAAGGATGGGCACAATG GTTTGGAATGGAGAACTGGCAGACATTGCAGCAGCCAACGCACGTCAATGTGTCTATGGTCATGACAAGTGTCGAAATACAGAGACCCTGAAAGCCGTAGGTCAGAATATTGCCATCAAAAGCTACTACGGCATGACCATTGCTGATGTCGATCTTAtcaatttgtttataaacactTGGTTTTTGGAATATCGCTTTGCGAACAAAACTGTAATCGCTAAGTATCCTCGTGGTTATAATGG ACCTGCGATTGGACACTTCACTCAGATAGTCTCGGATCGTGCAACACAAATAGGATGCTCCTTTGTAGGATTTTATGATTGGCCATGGATTAGAAAGTACTTTGTGTGTAACTATTCAATAACCAATGTCGTCGGTCAAGCCGTTTACCAGACAGGAAGCTCGTGTTCCAACTGTACATCAGGCTGCAATTCTAAGTACCCAGGATTATGTAACGAATCTGAAGTTATTAAATCAAACCCGTGA
- the LOC131431033 gene encoding venom allergen 3 homolog isoform X2, producing MIITTLVRSSQSVDYCNASLCAPGIPHIACNGLASLAPKCGPNSQEIVLDQEKRAIIVDLHNQLRSNVATGKQLCTKSEYYPSAARMGTMVWNGELADIAAANARQCVYGHDKCRNTETLKAVGQNIAIKSYYGMTIADVDLINLFINTWFLEYRFANKTVIAKYPRGYNGPAIGHFTQIVSDRATQIGCSFVGFYDWPWIRKYFVCNYSITNVVGQAVYQTGSSCSNCTSGCNSKYPGLCNESEVIKSNP from the exons A TGATCATAACAACTTTGGTGAGATCTTCCCAGTCGGTTGATTACTGCAACGCCTCACTATGTGCCCCTGGAATTCCTCATATCGCGTGCAACGGGTTAGCATCATTAGCACCCAAGTGTGGCCCAAACTCGCAAGAAATTGTGCTGGATCAGGAGAAACGCGCTATCATCGTAGATTTACACAATCAACTTCGAAGTAACGTTGCTACGGGAAAACAGCTCTGTACCAAGAGCGAGTACTACCCATCAGCTGCAAGGATGGGCACAATG GTTTGGAATGGAGAACTGGCAGACATTGCAGCAGCCAACGCACGTCAATGTGTCTATGGTCATGACAAGTGTCGAAATACAGAGACCCTGAAAGCCGTAGGTCAGAATATTGCCATCAAAAGCTACTACGGCATGACCATTGCTGATGTCGATCTTAtcaatttgtttataaacactTGGTTTTTGGAATATCGCTTTGCGAACAAAACTGTAATCGCTAAGTATCCTCGTGGTTATAATGG ACCTGCGATTGGACACTTCACTCAGATAGTCTCGGATCGTGCAACACAAATAGGATGCTCCTTTGTAGGATTTTATGATTGGCCATGGATTAGAAAGTACTTTGTGTGTAACTATTCAATAACCAATGTCGTCGGTCAAGCCGTTTACCAGACAGGAAGCTCGTGTTCCAACTGTACATCAGGCTGCAATTCTAAGTACCCAGGATTATGTAACGAATCTGAAGTTATTAAATCAAACCCGTGA
- the LOC131431034 gene encoding venom allergen 3 homolog: MKFFVAVVLLALVKSSLQVDYCKSSLCPAGVTHIACNGLTTLSSSCGTGAQEVVLDSTKQALILDLHNQLRSKIATGKQNYSTTFYPEAARMGTMVWSSELASIAAANARKCVFGHDSCRNTATLKAVGQNIASKSYYGMTISDNDLLTGFVGAWYSEVTYANKDIIGSYPSNYQGPAIGHFTQIVSDRATQIGCSLVSYIKSPWINKYFVCNYAITNIVGQPVYQAGKKCSKCTTGCNSKYDGLCSPSEVINSNP, translated from the exons ATGAAGTTTTTCGTAGCAG TTGTACTATTGGCGTTGGTGAAATCTTCGCTGCAGGTGGATTACTGCAAATCCTCGTTATGTCCAGCAGGTGTTACTCATATCGCCTGTAATGGGTTAACAACACTGTCATCTTCCTGTGGCACCGGTGCGCAGGAGGTAGTTTTAGACTCCACCAAACAAGCATTGATCCTGGACTTACACAATCAACTTCGCAGCAAAATTGCTACAGGAAAGCAGAACTATTCCACAACATTCTACCCGGAAGCAGCACGCATGGGAACGATG GTCTGGAGTTCAGAGTTGGCAAGTATCGCGGCAGCCAACGCACGTAAGTGTGTGTTCGGTCATGATAGCTGCCGAAACACTGCGACCCTGAAAGCAGTAGGACAGAACATAGCCAGCAAAAGTTACTATGGCATGACCATTTCCGATAACGATCTACTCACAGGATTCGTTGGTGCTTGGTATTCTGAGGTCACATATGCCAACAAAGACATAATCGGTAGCTATCCGAGTAATTACCAAGG TCCTGCCATCGGGCATTTCACTCAAATAGTCTCGGATCGTGCAACTCAAATCGGGTGTTCTCTCGTGAGCTATATTAAATcaccatggatcaataagtactTTGTCTGCAACTATGCCATCACAAATATAGTGGGTCAACCCGTCTACCAAGCaggaaaaaaatgttccaaatgCACGACTGGGTGTAATTCTAAATATGACGGACTGTGCAGTCCAAGCGAAGTTATCAATTCTAACccttga